A region of Syngnathoides biaculeatus isolate LvHL_M chromosome 20, ASM1980259v1, whole genome shotgun sequence DNA encodes the following proteins:
- the LOC133493799 gene encoding gastrula zinc finger protein XlCGF57.1-like isoform X3, giving the protein MNAHICLAQFLRRMPFLTQPSAFIRAWDRPTDCTDVRENLPERQRSVSRHVKEEEVGEEVQCIKEAEEVFRHTKEEEQEEIIQVPSTGVHLKRKYEGQSEERRGAEPPNRNSSSDGECNSGGLQTDDGGDDDDDDDNEQSEVNMTCRTANKCWKCSQCRKAFASMRSLKQHMKIHTGEKPFSCSVCGQRFTRKEHLKIHTRTHTGEKPFSCAVCGQIFSQKGHLKIHTRSHTGEKPFSCVVCGQRFSDKKSLKIHTRTHTGEKPFSCPVCDKRFTEKGKLKIHTRTHTGEKPFSCLFCTQRFSDKRNLKTHTSTHTGEKPFSCSVCGQRFSQKGNLELHKRTHTGEKPFFCSICGQRFTQKGYLKIHTRIHTGEKPFSCSICGKSFAEKATLKIHTRTHTGEKPFFCSVCGQRFTHKANLKSHARMHTGEKPFFCSVCGQRFTHKGSLKIHTRLHTGEKPFSCLVCGQRFTDKSYLKIHTRTHSGEKPFSCVVCGQRFTRKGTLKIHSRTHTGEKPFSCAVCGQRFTRKGTLKIHTRIHTGAKRSSCSVCDQRFSSKYQAETHKCAGRKSPAQEAVKA; this is encoded by the exons atgaacgctcatatttgtttggcacagtttttacgccggatgcccttcctgacgcaaccctctgcatttatccgggcttgggaccggcctacagattgcactg ATGTCAGAGAAAATCTTCCAGAGCGGCAGCGGTCAGTGTCCCGTCACGTCAAAGAGGAAGAGGTGGGTGAAGAGGTGCAATGCATCAAAGAGGCGGAGGAAGTGTTCCGACACacgaaagaggaagagcaggaagaaatcatccaggttccatcaactggtgtccatttgaagCGCAAAtatgaaggtcaaagtgaggagagaCGAGGGGCAGAGCCTCCAAACAGGAACAGCTCAAGTGACGGAGAGTGCAACAGTGGAGGATTACAAACagatgatggtggtgatgatgatgatgatgatgataatgaacaGTCGGAAGTTAATATGACATGTCGCACTGCcaacaaatgctggaaatgttctcagtgtagGAAAGCTTTTGCTTCTATGAGGAGTTTGAAACAgcacatgaaaatacacacaggagagaagcctttttcatgctcagtttgtggtcaaagattcactcggaaggaacacttaaaaatacacacaagaacacacactggtgagaaacctttttcctgcgcagtttgtggtcaaatatTCTCACAGAAAggacacttaaaaatacacacaagatcacacactggtgagaaacctttttcctgtgtagtttgtggccaaagattctctgacaagaaaagcttaaaaatacacacaagaacccacactggtgagaaacctttttcatgtccagtttgtgataaaagattcactgaaaagggaaaattaaaaatacacacaagaacacacactggtgagaaacctttttcctgcttatttTGTACTCAAAGATTCTCTGACAAGAGaaacttaaaaacacacacaagtacacacactggtgagaagcctttttcctgctcagtttgtggtcaaagattctctcagaaAGGAAACTTAGAACTACacaaaagaacacacactggtgagaaaccttttttctgCTCCATTTGTGGTCAGAGATTCACTCAAAAGGGATacctaaaaatacatacaagaatacacactggtgagaaacctttttcctgctcaatttgtggtaaaAGTTTCGCTGAGAAGGCAacgttaaaaatacacacaagaacacacaccggagaaaaaccttttttctGCTCTGTTTGTGGTCAGAGATTCACTCATAAGGCAAACTTAAAATCACACGCAAGAatgcacactggagagaaaccttttttctgCTCCGTTTGCGGCCAGAGATTCACTCATAAAGGAAgcttgaaaatacacacaagattgcacactggtgagaaacctttttcgtgcttagtttgtggccaaagattcacTGACAAGAgttacttaaaaatacacacaagaacgcacagtggtgagaaacctttttcttgcgtagtttgcggtcaaagattcactcggaagggaaccttaaaaatacacagcagaacacacactggtgagaaacctttttcctgcgcagtttgtggtcaaagattcactcggaagggaacattaaaaatacataccaGAATACACACTGGTGCTAAACGTTCTTCGTGCTCTGTTTGTGATCAAAGATTTTCTTCTAAGTATCAGGCTGAGACACACAAGTGTGCCGGAAGGAAAAGCCCTGCCCAAGAAGCTGTAAAAGCATAA
- the LOC133493799 gene encoding gastrula zinc finger protein XlCGF57.1-like isoform X2 has translation MCARTTGEYKEKLRGSKKEEEPQRHLLDAVFNLQPRIVLRRADVRENLPERQRSVSRHVKEEEVGEEVQCIKEAEEVFRHTKEEEQEEIIQVPSTGVHLKRKYEGQSEERRGAEPPNRNSSSDGECNSGGLQTDDGGDDDDDDDNEQSEVNMTCRTANKCWKCSQCRKAFASMRSLKQHMKIHTGEKPFSCSVCGQRFTRKEHLKIHTRTHTGEKPFSCAVCGQIFSQKGHLKIHTRSHTGEKPFSCVVCGQRFSDKKSLKIHTRTHTGEKPFSCPVCDKRFTEKGKLKIHTRTHTGEKPFSCLFCTQRFSDKRNLKTHTSTHTGEKPFSCSVCGQRFSQKGNLELHKRTHTGEKPFFCSICGQRFTQKGYLKIHTRIHTGEKPFSCSICGKSFAEKATLKIHTRTHTGEKPFFCSVCGQRFTHKANLKSHARMHTGEKPFFCSVCGQRFTHKGSLKIHTRLHTGEKPFSCLVCGQRFTDKSYLKIHTRTHSGEKPFSCVVCGQRFTRKGTLKIHSRTHTGEKPFSCAVCGQRFTRKGTLKIHTRIHTGAKRSSCSVCDQRFSSKYQAETHKCAGRKSPAQEAVKA, from the exons GAGTACAAGGAAAAACTTCGTGGatcaaaaaaggaggaggagcctCAACGTCACCTACTTGACGCTGTGTTCAATCTGCAGCCTCGAATTGTCCTACGGAGAGCAG ATGTCAGAGAAAATCTTCCAGAGCGGCAGCGGTCAGTGTCCCGTCACGTCAAAGAGGAAGAGGTGGGTGAAGAGGTGCAATGCATCAAAGAGGCGGAGGAAGTGTTCCGACACacgaaagaggaagagcaggaagaaatcatccaggttccatcaactggtgtccatttgaagCGCAAAtatgaaggtcaaagtgaggagagaCGAGGGGCAGAGCCTCCAAACAGGAACAGCTCAAGTGACGGAGAGTGCAACAGTGGAGGATTACAAACagatgatggtggtgatgatgatgatgatgatgataatgaacaGTCGGAAGTTAATATGACATGTCGCACTGCcaacaaatgctggaaatgttctcagtgtagGAAAGCTTTTGCTTCTATGAGGAGTTTGAAACAgcacatgaaaatacacacaggagagaagcctttttcatgctcagtttgtggtcaaagattcactcggaaggaacacttaaaaatacacacaagaacacacactggtgagaaacctttttcctgcgcagtttgtggtcaaatatTCTCACAGAAAggacacttaaaaatacacacaagatcacacactggtgagaaacctttttcctgtgtagtttgtggccaaagattctctgacaagaaaagcttaaaaatacacacaagaacccacactggtgagaaacctttttcatgtccagtttgtgataaaagattcactgaaaagggaaaattaaaaatacacacaagaacacacactggtgagaaacctttttcctgcttatttTGTACTCAAAGATTCTCTGACAAGAGaaacttaaaaacacacacaagtacacacactggtgagaagcctttttcctgctcagtttgtggtcaaagattctctcagaaAGGAAACTTAGAACTACacaaaagaacacacactggtgagaaaccttttttctgCTCCATTTGTGGTCAGAGATTCACTCAAAAGGGATacctaaaaatacatacaagaatacacactggtgagaaacctttttcctgctcaatttgtggtaaaAGTTTCGCTGAGAAGGCAacgttaaaaatacacacaagaacacacaccggagaaaaaccttttttctGCTCTGTTTGTGGTCAGAGATTCACTCATAAGGCAAACTTAAAATCACACGCAAGAatgcacactggagagaaaccttttttctgCTCCGTTTGCGGCCAGAGATTCACTCATAAAGGAAgcttgaaaatacacacaagattgcacactggtgagaaacctttttcgtgcttagtttgtggccaaagattcacTGACAAGAgttacttaaaaatacacacaagaacgcacagtggtgagaaacctttttcttgcgtagtttgcggtcaaagattcactcggaagggaaccttaaaaatacacagcagaacacacactggtgagaaacctttttcctgcgcagtttgtggtcaaagattcactcggaagggaacattaaaaatacataccaGAATACACACTGGTGCTAAACGTTCTTCGTGCTCTGTTTGTGATCAAAGATTTTCTTCTAAGTATCAGGCTGAGACACACAAGTGTGCCGGAAGGAAAAGCCCTGCCCAAGAAGCTGTAAAAGCATAA